In the Aneurinibacillus soli genome, one interval contains:
- the recO gene encoding DNA repair protein RecO yields MIGKAEGIVVRTTDYGEANKILTVYTREAGKISLMARGAKKTKSRFTAVSQPFTYGYFLYHASSGMGSLQQGELISSFRTIREDLEKTAYAVYLMELLDRLTEDKEANGYLFDMLLHALKWIEEGKDPDIIARLFEMKMLYVAGCHPQLDACVSCGVHDAPFYFSVVENGLICPACTRDDRSLMAVGPGTVKLLRMFQHIHMPQLGNINVKPETKQQLRYIMYALLEDCTGLYLKSRRFLDQLENLGFTTPPERSGDKS; encoded by the coding sequence ATGATTGGAAAAGCGGAAGGCATTGTAGTCCGCACAACCGATTATGGGGAAGCGAATAAAATCCTAACGGTTTATACGCGCGAAGCCGGAAAGATCAGCCTCATGGCCCGTGGTGCCAAAAAAACGAAAAGTCGTTTTACAGCCGTATCGCAACCTTTTACGTACGGCTATTTTCTTTATCATGCCAGCTCAGGAATGGGCTCCCTTCAGCAGGGGGAGTTAATTAGCTCATTTCGGACAATTCGTGAGGATTTGGAGAAGACAGCATACGCTGTTTATCTCATGGAACTGCTTGATCGATTGACGGAAGATAAAGAGGCAAATGGTTATTTGTTTGATATGCTACTGCATGCACTTAAGTGGATAGAAGAAGGAAAAGACCCGGACATTATCGCCAGGCTGTTCGAAATGAAAATGCTGTATGTAGCTGGATGCCACCCGCAACTTGATGCCTGTGTATCGTGCGGGGTGCATGATGCGCCGTTTTACTTTAGTGTTGTAGAAAATGGCTTGATTTGTCCGGCATGCACAAGGGATGATCGCTCGCTTATGGCAGTTGGCCCTGGCACGGTCAAGCTTTTGCGCATGTTTCAGCATATCCATATGCCACAGCTTGGGAACATCAACGTAAAGCCAGAGACAAAACAGCAGTTGCGTTACATTATGTACGCACTGCTAGAAGACTGTACAGGACTGTATCTAAAATCTCGGCGTTTTCTTGATCAGCTCGAAAATCTTGGTTTTACCACGCCACCGGAGCGTTCCGGGGACAAGAGTTGA